Proteins encoded in a region of the Patagioenas fasciata isolate bPatFas1 chromosome 21, bPatFas1.hap1, whole genome shotgun sequence genome:
- the INKA2 gene encoding PAK4-inhibitor INKA2 isoform X2, whose product MDVAQLSMKEVGDGLHEQMNCMMGALQELKLLQVQTALEQLDISGSQGAVPGTGQHRCCRSGRDEPGGRQDEASLEEHGPASLLCAGPRPVGSSHPAALPERSHLGDTPSSFRSVCGEGVCHPKGHPSASRGEHVRPRTLEPSSQGTAGGWLSCQECPGCDDGHDWTSSLMSQSRNRQPLVLGDNIFADLVGNWLDLPELDKKGEKSEGSLSTSRSQELCRKFSLTANIFKKFLRSVRPDRDRLLKEKPCWLPPEDKQPEISKRPKKMNKLKGTFYFPLHGNIQSHHSKAERCPKVESNSDKAKPGTKKVHETIDYTQSGFDINTAVWV is encoded by the exons ATGGATGTAGCACAG CTCTCCATGAAGGAGGTCGGGGACGGGCTGCACGAGCAGATGAACTGCATGATGGGCGCCCTGCAGGAGCTGAAACTCCTCCAGGTGCAGACAGCTTTGGAGCAGTTGGACATCTCGGGGAGCCAAGGCGCCGTTCCTGGCACCGGGCAGCACCGGTGCTGCCGAAGCGGCAGAGATGAGCCCGGGGGCCGGCAGGATGAGGCATCGCTGGAGGAGCACGGCCCCGCATCCCTCTTGTGTGCCGGGCCACGGCCGGTGGGTTCGTCCCATCCCGCTGCGCTCCCCGAGCGCtcccaccttggggacaccccgtCCTCCTTCAGGAGTGTCTGCGGTGAGGGTGTTTGTCACCCAAAAGGACATCCCTCCGCTTCCAGAGGGGAGCACGTCCGCCCGAGGACACTGGAGCCCAGCAGCCAGGGCACAGCTGGGGGGTGGCTGTCGTGCCAGGAGTGCCCGGGGTGTGACGATGGCCACGACTGGACATCGTCCCTTATGTCCCAGAGCAGGAATCGGCAGCCGCTGGTCCTCGGGGATAACATCTTTGCAGACTTGGTTGGGAACTGGTTGGATCTGCCTGAGCTGGATAAGAAGGGGGAGAAGAGCGAGGGGTCCCTGTCCACGAGCAGATCCCAGGAGCTCTGCAGGAAGTTCTCCCTCACGGCCAACATCTTCAAGAAGTTCCTGCGGAGCGTTCGGCCAGACCGAGACAGGCTGCTCAAGGAGAAACCTTGCTGGCTTCCGCCTGAAGACAAACAGCCCGAAATTTCCAAGAGACCCAAAAAGATGAACAAACTCAAGGGGACATTTTACTTCCCACTTCACGGGAACATCCAGAGCCACCACAGTAAAGCAGAGAGGTGCCCGAAGGTGGAAAGCAACAGCGACAAAGCCAAACCTGGCACTAAGAAGGTCCACGAGACCATAGACTACACCCAGTCTGGCTTTGACATCAATACAGCTGTTTGGGTCTGA
- the INKA2 gene encoding PAK4-inhibitor INKA2 isoform X1 — translation MDQHLRRLKQELLSMKEVGDGLHEQMNCMMGALQELKLLQVQTALEQLDISGSQGAVPGTGQHRCCRSGRDEPGGRQDEASLEEHGPASLLCAGPRPVGSSHPAALPERSHLGDTPSSFRSVCGEGVCHPKGHPSASRGEHVRPRTLEPSSQGTAGGWLSCQECPGCDDGHDWTSSLMSQSRNRQPLVLGDNIFADLVGNWLDLPELDKKGEKSEGSLSTSRSQELCRKFSLTANIFKKFLRSVRPDRDRLLKEKPCWLPPEDKQPEISKRPKKMNKLKGTFYFPLHGNIQSHHSKAERCPKVESNSDKAKPGTKKVHETIDYTQSGFDINTAVWV, via the exons ATGGACCAGCACCTGCGCCGCCTCAAGCAGGAGCTG CTCTCCATGAAGGAGGTCGGGGACGGGCTGCACGAGCAGATGAACTGCATGATGGGCGCCCTGCAGGAGCTGAAACTCCTCCAGGTGCAGACAGCTTTGGAGCAGTTGGACATCTCGGGGAGCCAAGGCGCCGTTCCTGGCACCGGGCAGCACCGGTGCTGCCGAAGCGGCAGAGATGAGCCCGGGGGCCGGCAGGATGAGGCATCGCTGGAGGAGCACGGCCCCGCATCCCTCTTGTGTGCCGGGCCACGGCCGGTGGGTTCGTCCCATCCCGCTGCGCTCCCCGAGCGCtcccaccttggggacaccccgtCCTCCTTCAGGAGTGTCTGCGGTGAGGGTGTTTGTCACCCAAAAGGACATCCCTCCGCTTCCAGAGGGGAGCACGTCCGCCCGAGGACACTGGAGCCCAGCAGCCAGGGCACAGCTGGGGGGTGGCTGTCGTGCCAGGAGTGCCCGGGGTGTGACGATGGCCACGACTGGACATCGTCCCTTATGTCCCAGAGCAGGAATCGGCAGCCGCTGGTCCTCGGGGATAACATCTTTGCAGACTTGGTTGGGAACTGGTTGGATCTGCCTGAGCTGGATAAGAAGGGGGAGAAGAGCGAGGGGTCCCTGTCCACGAGCAGATCCCAGGAGCTCTGCAGGAAGTTCTCCCTCACGGCCAACATCTTCAAGAAGTTCCTGCGGAGCGTTCGGCCAGACCGAGACAGGCTGCTCAAGGAGAAACCTTGCTGGCTTCCGCCTGAAGACAAACAGCCCGAAATTTCCAAGAGACCCAAAAAGATGAACAAACTCAAGGGGACATTTTACTTCCCACTTCACGGGAACATCCAGAGCCACCACAGTAAAGCAGAGAGGTGCCCGAAGGTGGAAAGCAACAGCGACAAAGCCAAACCTGGCACTAAGAAGGTCCACGAGACCATAGACTACACCCAGTCTGGCTTTGACATCAATACAGCTGTTTGGGTCTGA
- the INKA2 gene encoding PAK4-inhibitor INKA2 isoform X3 — protein sequence MKEVGDGLHEQMNCMMGALQELKLLQVQTALEQLDISGSQGAVPGTGQHRCCRSGRDEPGGRQDEASLEEHGPASLLCAGPRPVGSSHPAALPERSHLGDTPSSFRSVCGEGVCHPKGHPSASRGEHVRPRTLEPSSQGTAGGWLSCQECPGCDDGHDWTSSLMSQSRNRQPLVLGDNIFADLVGNWLDLPELDKKGEKSEGSLSTSRSQELCRKFSLTANIFKKFLRSVRPDRDRLLKEKPCWLPPEDKQPEISKRPKKMNKLKGTFYFPLHGNIQSHHSKAERCPKVESNSDKAKPGTKKVHETIDYTQSGFDINTAVWV from the coding sequence ATGAAGGAGGTCGGGGACGGGCTGCACGAGCAGATGAACTGCATGATGGGCGCCCTGCAGGAGCTGAAACTCCTCCAGGTGCAGACAGCTTTGGAGCAGTTGGACATCTCGGGGAGCCAAGGCGCCGTTCCTGGCACCGGGCAGCACCGGTGCTGCCGAAGCGGCAGAGATGAGCCCGGGGGCCGGCAGGATGAGGCATCGCTGGAGGAGCACGGCCCCGCATCCCTCTTGTGTGCCGGGCCACGGCCGGTGGGTTCGTCCCATCCCGCTGCGCTCCCCGAGCGCtcccaccttggggacaccccgtCCTCCTTCAGGAGTGTCTGCGGTGAGGGTGTTTGTCACCCAAAAGGACATCCCTCCGCTTCCAGAGGGGAGCACGTCCGCCCGAGGACACTGGAGCCCAGCAGCCAGGGCACAGCTGGGGGGTGGCTGTCGTGCCAGGAGTGCCCGGGGTGTGACGATGGCCACGACTGGACATCGTCCCTTATGTCCCAGAGCAGGAATCGGCAGCCGCTGGTCCTCGGGGATAACATCTTTGCAGACTTGGTTGGGAACTGGTTGGATCTGCCTGAGCTGGATAAGAAGGGGGAGAAGAGCGAGGGGTCCCTGTCCACGAGCAGATCCCAGGAGCTCTGCAGGAAGTTCTCCCTCACGGCCAACATCTTCAAGAAGTTCCTGCGGAGCGTTCGGCCAGACCGAGACAGGCTGCTCAAGGAGAAACCTTGCTGGCTTCCGCCTGAAGACAAACAGCCCGAAATTTCCAAGAGACCCAAAAAGATGAACAAACTCAAGGGGACATTTTACTTCCCACTTCACGGGAACATCCAGAGCCACCACAGTAAAGCAGAGAGGTGCCCGAAGGTGGAAAGCAACAGCGACAAAGCCAAACCTGGCACTAAGAAGGTCCACGAGACCATAGACTACACCCAGTCTGGCTTTGACATCAATACAGCTGTTTGGGTCTGA